The following are encoded in a window of Pseudomonas multiresinivorans genomic DNA:
- a CDS encoding filamentous hemagglutinin N-terminal domain-containing protein gives MDIRHPLYQAIASVLAGILILNPIVAAAAELAVDAAAGSNTHLGAAGNGVPVVNIATPNGAGLSHNKFTDYNVGQNGLILNNATGKTQATQLGGIIVGNPNLKGGAAQKILNEVTGANSSQLRGYTEVAGQSAHVIVANPHGITCNGCGFINTPRATLTTGKPLMDGERLRGYDVDGGEIAIEGAGLNASNLDQFELITRSAKLNADLYAKQLAVVTGRNQVDAETLAATAKADDGSAKPQLAIDSSALGGMYAGAIRLVGTEQGVGVKLAGNMAASGGDIQIDANGQLSLAQTSAAGSLRAKASDIALNGQTYAAGVAELSATGQLSNSQSLAAGQRVALSAAQVSNSGIVEAGVNPDNSRNAQGDVAITAQSLRNSGSVVASRNLEANASGTLDNQGGALKGADTRVTAATLDNRQGRLLAGNQLTLSAASLDNRNGQAVANRLQVSGGALDNRLGLFSAEQALDFTLDNLDNSGKGNLVSNGTLQARVQQKLDNQADGLLSAKGALGVHAGTLDNRGGLVVGDAGVTFSGASLNNSALGVISSLGELKLDIGQLDNSQGGALDSGAALYLTAGQVDNDKGSVSAKGDLQAKADRFSQQGGELLAQGALNLEAGQLDNRNGGLIAANNGVTLKGTDLLNQGGEISSRAKVDVQAASLENGAGKVIGDAGLNLQVQRIANRAGTLAGRDGLTVTGQSLDNQGGLLNSQKNLWLQLAGALDNSGNGALLSQGTLTLNAGSLDNRAGTVSSAGQLFSRLAGALNNQGGKLLSDATIDLAGADLNNAGGILSAAGDISLQGTRLDNSQKGRIVTDAAIHLATAQLDNSQGGSLSARGVIDGRVTGLDQHGGGQLIGQAGIDLDLQGGALNNAGGLLGSPGQLVLRNVASLDNRGGEISSDRAFALTTGTLLNQGGKVLSSDRLTLTTGALNNSGAGVLSGNNGLTVNAASLDNSQGGTLASRSDLLLRSQGALDNHGDGALVAGGQLDVGSASLNNQGGLLSASGNLLLATGTTDNRDGRLLAQGRLDGTTADLDNRDGVISGAQGLDLGAGNVLNDASATGKPGGLITSQGALTLRGGKLESTAGGEISAKGDLHLIVTQLIQQQAALIGEGKVTLDLGNGVLRGDFDNRGGLLSAGGLLAINGLGSLDNRGGEISASQGFALTASGTLDNRDQGRIISAGQLDLNANTLRNANQGLFSGWQGLAVNAASLDNSSGGTLSSRDGALTLTLSGNLDNHNEGALVSKGKLSLGAGSLNNAGGIVSTQGDLGLALSGNLDNSAAGLLSTQGSLTGSAKAVANRGGQISAASVDYDASSLDNSSGSLVSQGALRLGLLGTLLNNGADSKIASGGPLNLNIGSLQNHGGQLASQGLLKVLAGSFDNSAGGTVAAQTDLTLTLTGELLNGQDGLIFAKTGQLNVSASRIDNSAGTLQGQGDTTLKATGAIGNQGGHIISQSGQLDLGSASLDNSSGGVLNAADGSLKLVTGTFSNNAGTTQAKGLDITATGGIDNRTGHLSAVSGDNRISTTDLNNQGGGLYAGGLLYLRGNQLLNDGAALGQGGKIGAGSVDASLTGALNNQFGLIESSGNLTLGAASINNVVGSIRALGQAPGSLLLAASPTQMNITSGGLFNNNLGRIESATQDLILQTGALQNGGGNVLHVGTGTFGIDLAQAGQAGGNFTSNGSLTYQADNWTNNAVIQARNLNLTIGQLNQGLYGQLLAAQSLIGRGGDWTNSGLIASDGTLDLDLSGNYTADGRVSSLGSLSLDAGYIGIGLSGSIGGGGATTVINSNGTLDNGGRLTATQDLRVSAASLNNRGTLGSAGNLYLGAGSLLNENGLIFSGGNMQLRTQNFTNRNADLYSLGTLHIAANDQEGWASSVQNISGSFESGGAMTLLVQDFDNRRADDFQIGERIVAGNFRMYADDVCDGKGCEFKFQSWERYEDIILKDAPQASITAGGDFRFRGGSFDNLYSSIASGRNIDIQTATFRNQGAAGGEERHLDGSFYSRDDNLYWAVRNNKDLYNRYNDPNSPDYSPGALTRLQILESGGYPEGKAFRSMTESVIPVSGTPAASAVIQATGDVVINASQSFDNSVVKRDAGVQTISPRDVGVANGATTVQLAITSQLPPDLAQKQVNPVTLPGFSLPQGENGLFRLSGQGGSGGSTGTVQGAGDLSFNGQTISAAQREQSLGGGTAGAGNVALGNSAASTDAESGAALNVPRVQGLPSSATPSNSHKYLVETNPELTSLKSFLGSDYLLGLLGYDPDKAQKRLGDGLYEQRLIQQAVVARTGQRYIDGMASDEALFKYLMDNAIAYKDSLQLQLGVGLSAEQVAALTHDIVWLEEATINGEKVLVPVLYLAQAEGRLAANGALIMGNDLSLISGGNLTNQGTLRASGDLAASAANINNSGLIEAGNRLDLLAIDSIRNAAGGIISGRDVSLTALTGDVINERSITSVDASNDAHRIHKEISNNAARIEARGDLEITAGRDLISAGSVLQAGGNASLTAGRDLRLEAAQEVDSFDFQSRRITGNVTSVTQHGSDVQVGGNLELNAGRDLSAVASRIDAARDIAMSAGRDVVLASAANEEHSDAKYKGGGKKVTTQEDHVGQQATEVIAGGDVLISAGENLTLVSSKIGAGNEAYLVAGDKIELLAANDSDYSLYDMEEKGSWGKKKTQRDEVTDVRAVGSEISAGSDITLLSGGDQKYQGAKLEAGNDIAILSGGEVTFEAVKDLHQESHAKSDSDLAWTSSKGEGKTDETLRQTQMIAQGNIAIKAVDGLKIDYKHIDQKSVSQAIDAMVQANPSLGWLKEAEARGDVDWRAVKEIHDSYKYSNSGLGAAPQLIIAIVASYFLGPLYGAMASNLAVGTINNGGDIGQGLEYATTSDALKSYAMAGVGEYVISPKLDSYFKVSTDTANQVTKGFDLSTWAGEKGIGAFAAYNSAQALSQAVMQQAAFGGSFADNLMDAFSTQAGNLGMAVGFNGVGDWAAGQYGGNVYRDGSLQKIVAHALMGGLLAEATGSDFKTGAMAAGVNEALANVLHGWAKGDPKFELMESQIVGVLAAAAVNGDVGKGAEIAKNATAYNRQLHPEEQRQIREKAKELEAQYGKIDLGSLTWEDMLTLSAGTAVDKTQSEQYLSLLKQLDGLNPDSSLRANFDHISEIAFNSVSTMGMGSEPLRWANGEPIIAHGQPVYAFQATAEQFADSNLFNQPYLGNQSSAAWANLQRALAQYGSDQTGTHNGEIGSFKGQIDQQQYIREALGLAVGDGILISTPEDYLIPAGGAAKGAATATGKLVKGFGEALASKIEAKLAESAVANTVAKGTAVVPRQGTITFESGKTLEGLSASEQQGLKAIQNLGYDVHVPLEASKKGISGVPTSEFQVQGLGKIDVYKPEQLKPTTIAREIEVKVVSGQADSVVVVVPETFSKFDMYKSAAMAFGKIKGGQPIPLNQVIFSQGEKTIQLDKSAVNSLLGR, from the coding sequence ATGGACATCCGCCACCCGTTGTACCAGGCCATTGCCAGCGTCCTCGCCGGCATCCTGATCCTCAATCCCATCGTCGCGGCGGCCGCCGAGCTGGCGGTGGATGCGGCGGCGGGGAGCAATACCCACCTGGGTGCAGCGGGCAACGGCGTGCCGGTGGTGAACATCGCCACGCCCAACGGCGCGGGGCTCTCGCACAATAAATTCACCGACTACAACGTCGGGCAGAACGGCCTGATCCTCAACAACGCTACCGGTAAGACCCAGGCAACCCAGCTGGGTGGAATCATCGTCGGCAACCCGAACCTCAAGGGCGGCGCAGCGCAGAAGATCCTCAACGAAGTCACCGGGGCCAATTCCTCGCAATTGCGCGGCTACACCGAAGTGGCCGGCCAGTCCGCCCACGTCATCGTCGCCAACCCCCACGGCATCACATGCAACGGCTGCGGTTTCATCAATACCCCGCGCGCCACGCTGACCACCGGCAAGCCGTTGATGGATGGCGAGCGCCTGCGCGGCTATGACGTAGACGGCGGTGAGATCGCCATCGAAGGCGCCGGCCTGAACGCCAGCAACCTCGACCAGTTCGAACTGATCACCCGCAGCGCCAAGCTCAACGCCGACCTTTATGCCAAGCAGCTCGCGGTGGTGACCGGGCGCAACCAGGTGGACGCCGAAACCCTGGCCGCCACCGCCAAGGCCGACGACGGCAGCGCCAAGCCGCAGCTGGCCATCGACAGCTCCGCGCTGGGCGGCATGTACGCCGGCGCCATCCGCCTGGTGGGCACCGAGCAGGGCGTGGGTGTGAAGCTGGCGGGAAACATGGCCGCCAGCGGTGGCGATATACAAATCGATGCCAATGGTCAGCTGTCTCTTGCGCAGACCAGTGCTGCCGGCAGCCTGCGCGCCAAGGCCAGTGACATCGCTCTCAACGGCCAGACATATGCGGCCGGCGTCGCCGAGTTGAGCGCGACCGGCCAACTGAGCAACAGCCAGAGCCTGGCTGCCGGCCAGCGCGTGGCATTGAGCGCTGCGCAGGTCAGCAACAGTGGCATCGTCGAAGCCGGGGTCAACCCGGATAACAGCCGCAACGCCCAGGGCGACGTGGCGATCACTGCGCAGAGCCTGCGCAACAGCGGCAGCGTGGTGGCCAGCCGCAACCTCGAAGCCAATGCCAGCGGCACGCTGGACAACCAGGGTGGGGCGCTCAAGGGCGCTGACACCCGCGTCACCGCTGCCACCCTGGACAACCGCCAGGGCCGCCTGCTCGCCGGGAATCAACTGACGCTTAGCGCTGCGAGCCTGGACAACCGCAACGGCCAGGCCGTCGCCAACCGCCTGCAAGTCAGCGGTGGCGCGCTGGACAACCGCCTCGGCCTGTTCTCCGCCGAACAAGCGCTGGACTTCACCCTCGACAACCTCGACAACAGCGGCAAGGGCAACCTCGTCAGCAATGGCACCCTGCAAGCCCGCGTTCAGCAGAAGCTCGACAACCAGGCCGACGGCCTGCTTTCGGCCAAGGGCGCACTCGGCGTGCATGCCGGTACCCTCGACAACCGGGGAGGACTGGTGGTCGGCGATGCCGGGGTGACCTTTTCCGGCGCCAGCCTGAACAACAGCGCGCTGGGCGTGATCAGCAGCCTGGGCGAGCTGAAACTCGACATCGGCCAGCTGGACAACAGCCAGGGCGGCGCCCTCGACAGCGGCGCGGCGCTGTATCTGACCGCCGGCCAGGTGGACAACGATAAAGGCAGCGTCAGCGCCAAGGGCGACCTGCAGGCCAAGGCCGACCGCTTCAGCCAGCAGGGCGGCGAGCTGCTCGCTCAGGGCGCGCTGAACCTCGAAGCCGGGCAGCTCGACAACCGTAACGGCGGCCTCATCGCCGCCAACAACGGTGTGACCCTCAAGGGCACCGACCTGCTCAACCAGGGCGGCGAAATCTCCAGCCGCGCCAAGGTCGACGTACAGGCCGCTAGCCTGGAAAACGGAGCCGGCAAGGTCATCGGCGACGCCGGCCTCAACCTGCAGGTGCAACGCATCGCCAACCGCGCCGGCACCCTGGCCGGTCGCGACGGCCTGACTGTCACCGGGCAGAGTCTGGACAACCAGGGCGGCCTGCTCAACAGCCAGAAGAATCTCTGGCTGCAACTGGCCGGCGCGCTCGATAACAGCGGCAACGGCGCGCTGCTCAGCCAAGGCACCTTGACCCTCAACGCCGGCAGCCTCGACAACCGCGCCGGCACTGTCTCCAGCGCTGGCCAACTGTTCTCGCGCCTGGCCGGCGCCCTGAACAACCAGGGTGGCAAGCTGCTCAGCGACGCGACTATCGACCTCGCCGGTGCAGACCTGAACAACGCCGGCGGCATCCTCAGCGCGGCGGGCGACATCAGCCTTCAAGGCACCAGGCTCGACAACAGCCAGAAGGGCCGCATCGTCACCGACGCCGCTATCCACCTCGCCACCGCCCAATTGGACAACAGCCAGGGCGGCAGCCTGTCCGCCCGTGGCGTCATCGACGGTCGCGTGACTGGCCTCGACCAGCACGGCGGCGGCCAACTGATCGGCCAGGCCGGTATCGACCTCGACCTGCAAGGCGGCGCCCTGAACAACGCTGGCGGCCTGCTCGGCAGCCCCGGCCAACTGGTCCTGCGCAACGTCGCCAGCCTCGATAACCGGGGCGGCGAAATCTCCAGCGACCGCGCCTTCGCACTCACTACCGGCACGCTGCTCAACCAGGGTGGCAAGGTTCTCTCCTCTGATCGCCTGACTCTCACCACGGGCGCGCTCAACAACAGCGGCGCCGGCGTGCTGTCTGGCAACAACGGCCTTACCGTCAACGCCGCCAGCCTCGACAACAGCCAGGGCGGCACCCTCGCCAGCCGTAGCGACCTGCTGCTGCGTAGCCAGGGCGCGCTGGACAACCACGGCGACGGCGCACTGGTCGCCGGTGGCCAACTCGATGTCGGCAGCGCCAGCCTGAACAACCAGGGCGGCCTGCTTTCCGCCAGCGGCAACCTGCTGCTGGCCACCGGCACCACCGACAACCGCGACGGTCGCCTGCTCGCTCAAGGGCGCCTCGACGGTACCACGGCCGACCTCGATAACCGCGACGGCGTCATCAGCGGCGCACAGGGCCTCGACCTCGGCGCTGGCAACGTCCTCAACGACGCCAGCGCTACCGGCAAACCCGGTGGCCTGATCACCAGCCAGGGCGCGCTGACCCTGCGTGGCGGCAAGCTCGAATCCACCGCAGGCGGGGAAATCTCCGCCAAGGGCGACCTGCACCTGATCGTCACCCAACTGATCCAGCAGCAGGCGGCGCTGATCGGCGAAGGCAAGGTCACGCTCGACCTGGGCAACGGCGTCCTGCGCGGCGACTTCGACAACCGTGGCGGCCTGCTCAGCGCAGGTGGCCTCCTGGCAATCAACGGCCTGGGCAGCCTCGACAACCGCGGCGGAGAAATCTCCGCCAGCCAGGGCTTCGCCCTGACCGCCAGCGGCACCCTCGACAACCGCGACCAGGGCCGCATCATCAGTGCCGGCCAGCTCGACCTGAATGCCAACACCCTGCGCAACGCCAACCAGGGCCTGTTCTCCGGCTGGCAGGGCCTGGCAGTCAATGCCGCCAGCCTGGACAACAGCAGCGGCGGCACGCTGTCGAGTCGCGACGGCGCGCTCACCCTGACCCTGAGCGGCAACCTCGACAACCACAACGAAGGCGCGCTGGTCAGCAAAGGCAAGCTCAGCCTTGGCGCCGGCAGCCTGAACAATGCCGGCGGCATCGTCTCCACCCAGGGCGACCTCGGCCTGGCCCTCTCCGGCAACCTGGACAACAGCGCCGCCGGCCTGCTCAGCACCCAGGGCAGTCTGACCGGCAGCGCCAAGGCTGTGGCTAACCGTGGCGGGCAGATCAGCGCCGCCAGCGTCGACTATGACGCCAGCAGCCTCGACAACAGCAGCGGCAGCCTGGTCAGCCAGGGCGCCCTGCGGCTCGGCCTGCTCGGCACGCTGCTCAACAACGGCGCCGACTCGAAAATCGCCAGCGGCGGCCCGCTCAACCTGAACATTGGCAGCCTGCAGAATCACGGCGGCCAGCTCGCCAGCCAGGGCTTGCTCAAGGTCCTCGCCGGCAGCTTCGACAACAGCGCCGGCGGCACCGTGGCCGCGCAAACCGACCTGACCCTGACTCTAACCGGCGAACTGCTCAACGGCCAGGACGGCCTCATCTTCGCCAAGACCGGCCAGCTCAACGTCAGCGCCAGCCGCATCGACAACAGCGCCGGCACCCTGCAGGGCCAGGGCGACACCACCCTCAAGGCCACTGGTGCGATCGGCAACCAGGGCGGCCACATCATCAGCCAGAGCGGCCAGCTCGACCTGGGCAGCGCCAGCCTCGATAACAGCAGCGGCGGCGTTCTCAACGCTGCAGACGGTAGCCTCAAGCTGGTCACCGGCACCTTCAGCAACAACGCCGGCACCACCCAGGCGAAGGGCCTCGACATCACCGCCACCGGCGGTATCGACAACCGCACCGGCCACCTCTCGGCGGTCAGCGGTGACAACCGCATCAGCACCACCGACCTGAACAACCAGGGCGGCGGCCTGTATGCCGGCGGCCTGCTCTACCTGCGCGGCAACCAGCTGCTTAACGACGGCGCGGCCCTCGGCCAGGGCGGCAAGATCGGCGCCGGCAGCGTCGACGCCAGCCTCACTGGCGCGCTGAACAACCAGTTCGGCCTGATCGAAAGCAGCGGCAACCTGACCCTCGGTGCGGCCAGCATCAACAACGTGGTGGGCTCTATCCGCGCACTCGGTCAGGCTCCCGGCAGCCTGTTGCTCGCGGCCAGCCCGACGCAGATGAATATCACCAGCGGCGGCCTGTTCAACAACAACCTCGGCCGCATCGAGAGCGCTACCCAGGACCTGATCCTGCAGACTGGCGCCCTGCAGAACGGCGGCGGCAACGTGCTGCATGTCGGCACCGGCACCTTCGGCATTGACCTCGCCCAGGCCGGTCAGGCCGGCGGCAACTTCACCTCCAACGGCAGCCTGACCTATCAGGCCGACAACTGGACCAACAACGCTGTCATCCAGGCGCGCAACCTGAACCTGACCATCGGCCAGCTCAACCAGGGCCTCTACGGTCAGTTGCTGGCCGCGCAGAGCCTGATCGGTCGTGGCGGCGACTGGACCAACAGCGGGCTGATCGCCAGCGACGGCACGCTCGATCTCGATCTGAGCGGCAACTACACCGCCGATGGCCGCGTGAGCAGCCTGGGCAGCCTGTCCCTCGACGCTGGCTACATCGGTATCGGCCTGAGCGGCAGCATTGGAGGCGGTGGCGCGACGACAGTCATCAACAGCAACGGCACCCTCGACAACGGAGGTCGCCTGACCGCTACCCAGGACCTGCGCGTCAGCGCCGCCAGCCTCAACAACCGCGGTACTCTCGGCAGCGCCGGCAATCTGTATCTGGGTGCCGGTAGCCTGCTCAACGAGAACGGTTTGATCTTCAGCGGCGGCAACATGCAGCTGCGCACGCAGAACTTCACCAACCGCAACGCCGACCTCTACAGCCTGGGCACATTGCACATCGCCGCCAACGACCAGGAAGGCTGGGCGAGCAGCGTGCAAAACATCTCCGGCAGCTTCGAGAGCGGCGGGGCCATGACCCTGCTGGTGCAGGATTTCGACAACCGCCGTGCCGACGACTTCCAGATCGGCGAGCGCATTGTTGCGGGCAATTTCCGCATGTATGCCGACGATGTCTGCGATGGCAAGGGCTGCGAATTCAAGTTCCAGTCCTGGGAGCGCTATGAGGACATCATCCTCAAGGACGCGCCTCAAGCTTCGATCACCGCCGGCGGTGACTTCCGCTTCCGTGGCGGCTCCTTCGACAACCTCTACAGCAGCATCGCCTCGGGCCGCAATATCGACATCCAGACGGCCACCTTCCGCAACCAGGGCGCTGCTGGTGGGGAAGAGCGTCACCTTGATGGCAGCTTCTATTCGCGTGATGACAACCTGTATTGGGCCGTTCGGAACAACAAAGACCTGTACAACCGCTACAACGATCCCAATTCGCCAGACTACAGTCCCGGCGCATTGACTCGACTGCAGATTCTTGAGTCTGGTGGCTATCCGGAGGGAAAAGCCTTTCGGAGCATGACCGAGTCCGTCATCCCTGTCTCCGGCACGCCCGCCGCCTCCGCGGTGATCCAGGCCACCGGCGACGTGGTGATCAACGCCAGCCAGAGCTTCGACAACAGCGTGGTGAAGCGCGATGCCGGAGTGCAGACCATCAGCCCGCGCGACGTCGGCGTGGCCAATGGCGCCACCACCGTGCAACTGGCGATCACCTCGCAGCTGCCGCCGGACCTCGCCCAGAAGCAGGTCAACCCTGTCACCCTGCCGGGCTTCAGCCTGCCTCAGGGGGAGAACGGCCTGTTCCGCCTCAGCGGCCAGGGTGGCAGCGGTGGCAGCACCGGCACCGTACAGGGCGCCGGCGATCTCAGTTTCAACGGCCAGACCATCAGCGCAGCGCAGCGCGAGCAGAGCCTGGGCGGCGGCACCGCCGGCGCTGGCAACGTCGCCCTGGGCAATAGCGCCGCCAGCACGGACGCAGAGTCTGGCGCCGCCCTCAACGTCCCGCGTGTGCAGGGCCTGCCCAGCAGCGCCACGCCGAGCAACAGCCACAAATACCTGGTCGAGACCAACCCCGAACTCACCAGCCTCAAGAGCTTCCTCGGCTCCGACTACCTGCTCGGCCTGCTTGGCTACGACCCGGACAAGGCGCAGAAGCGCCTGGGCGACGGCCTCTACGAACAGCGCCTGATCCAGCAGGCCGTGGTCGCGCGTACCGGCCAGCGCTACATCGACGGCATGGCCAGCGACGAGGCCCTGTTCAAGTACCTGATGGACAACGCCATCGCCTACAAGGACAGCCTCCAGCTGCAACTGGGCGTCGGCCTCAGCGCCGAACAGGTCGCCGCGCTGACCCACGACATCGTCTGGCTCGAAGAAGCCACCATCAACGGTGAAAAGGTCCTGGTGCCGGTGCTCTACCTCGCCCAGGCCGAGGGGCGCCTGGCGGCCAACGGCGCCCTGATCATGGGCAACGACCTGTCCCTGATCAGCGGCGGCAACCTGACCAACCAGGGCACCCTGCGCGCCAGCGGCGACCTCGCCGCCAGCGCCGCCAACATCAACAACAGCGGCCTGATCGAAGCCGGCAACCGCCTCGACCTGCTGGCCATCGACAGCATCCGCAATGCCGCCGGCGGCATCATCAGCGGCCGCGACGTCAGCCTCACCGCGCTGACCGGCGACGTCATCAACGAGCGCAGCATCACCTCGGTCGACGCCAGCAACGACGCCCACCGCATCCACAAGGAGATCTCCAACAACGCTGCCCGTATCGAAGCCCGCGGCGACCTGGAGATCACCGCCGGACGCGACCTGATCAGTGCCGGCAGCGTCCTCCAGGCTGGCGGCAATGCCAGCCTCACCGCCGGGCGCGACCTGCGCCTGGAAGCCGCGCAGGAAGTCGACAGCTTCGACTTCCAGAGTCGCCGCATTACCGGCAACGTCACCAGCGTCACCCAGCACGGCAGCGACGTGCAGGTCGGCGGCAACCTGGAGCTGAACGCCGGCCGCGACCTCAGCGCCGTCGCCAGCCGCATCGACGCCGCCCGCGACATCGCCATGAGCGCCGGGCGCGACGTCGTCCTCGCCTCCGCCGCCAACGAAGAACACAGCGACGCCAAGTACAAGGGCGGCGGCAAGAAAGTCACCACCCAGGAAGACCACGTTGGCCAGCAGGCCACCGAAGTCATCGCCGGCGGCGACGTCCTGATCAGCGCGGGTGAAAACCTCACCCTCGTCAGTAGCAAGATCGGCGCCGGCAACGAGGCCTACCTGGTCGCCGGCGACAAGATCGAACTGCTCGCCGCCAACGACAGCGACTACTCGCTGTACGACATGGAGGAAAAGGGCAGCTGGGGCAAGAAGAAAACCCAGCGCGACGAAGTCACCGATGTCCGCGCCGTGGGCAGCGAAATCAGCGCCGGCAGTGACATCACCCTGCTCAGCGGCGGCGACCAGAAGTACCAGGGCGCCAAGCTGGAAGCGGGCAATGACATCGCCATCCTCAGCGGCGGCGAAGTCACCTTCGAAGCGGTCAAGGACCTGCACCAGGAAAGCCACGCCAAGAGCGACAGCGACCTCGCCTGGACCAGCTCCAAGGGCGAAGGCAAGACCGACGAGACCCTGCGCCAGACCCAGATGATCGCTCAGGGCAACATCGCCATCAAAGCGGTGGACGGCCTGAAGATCGACTACAAGCACATCGATCAGAAGTCGGTAAGCCAGGCTATCGATGCGATGGTGCAGGCGAATCCGAGCCTGGGTTGGTTGAAGGAGGCCGAGGCGCGCGGAGATGTGGATTGGCGCGCGGTGAAGGAGATTCACGACTCGTACAAGTACAGCAACTCGGGGCTGGGTGCCGCGCCGCAACTCATCATTGCCATCGTCGCCTCCTACTTCCTTGGGCCGCTGTATGGCGCCATGGCCAGTAACCTCGCGGTTGGAACCATCAACAATGGTGGTGATATTGGGCAAGGTCTTGAATACGCCACCACATCCGATGCCCTCAAGAGCTATGCGATGGCGGGTGTCGGTGAATACGTCATCTCGCCGAAGCTGGATAGTTATTTCAAGGTCTCCACAGACACCGCCAACCAAGTCACCAAGGGATTCGACCTTAGTACTTGGGCTGGCGAGAAAGGCATTGGTGCCTTTGCTGCCTATAACAGTGCTCAAGCCCTGTCCCAGGCAGTCATGCAGCAAGCAGCGTTCGGCGGCAGCTTCGCCGATAACCTGATGGATGCCTTTAGTACTCAGGCCGGCAACCTGGGTATGGCAGTCGGGTTCAATGGTGTGGGGGATTGGGCGGCGGGGCAGTATGGCGGCAATGTTTATCGGGACGGCAGCCTGCAGAAAATCGTTGCCCATGCCTTGATGGGAGGCCTGCTCGCCGAAGCAACCGGCAGCGATTTCAAGACCGGCGCCATGGCCGCCGGGGTCAATGAGGCCCTGGCCAACGTGCTACATGGCTGGGCTAAGGGCGATCCGAAGTTCGAGCTGATGGAGTCGCAAATCGTTGGCGTACTGGCTGCGGCAGCGGTGAATGGCGACGTAGGCAAAGGCGCGGAAATTGCGAAGAACGCTACCGCCTATAACCGCCAGCTCCACCCGGAAGAGCAACGGCAGATTCGTGAAAAGGCGAAGGAGCTGGAGGCCCAATACGGAAAGATCGACCTCGGGAGCCTGACTTGGGAGGACATGCTCACTCTCAGCGCTGGTACTGCCGTGGACAAGACGCAGAGCGAGCAGTACCTGAGCTTGCTCAAGCAATTGGATGGCCTCAATCCGGACAGCAGTCTGAGGGCCAATTTCGACCACATCAGTGAAATTGCCTTTAACTCCGTCTCTACGATGGGTATGGGCAGTGAGCCGTTACGCTGGGCCAACGGCGAACCGATCATTGCGCACGGCCAGCCGGTGTACGCCTTCCAGGCCACGGCGGAGCAATTTGCCGACAGCAACCTGTTCAACCAGCCGTATCTGGGCAATCAGTCCAGCGCCGCATGGGCCAACTTGCAACGCGCTTTGGCTCAGTACGGATCCGATCAGACCGGTACCCACAACGGAGAGATCGGGAGCTTCAAGGGTCAGATCGATCAGCAGCAGTACATCCGGGAGGCACTGGGGCTCGCCGTTGGCGACGGCATCCTCATTAGCACGCCGGAGGATTACCTGATACCGGCTGGAGGAGCTGCCAAAGGCGCCGCGACAGCGACAGGCAAGCTGGTTAAGGGATTTGGAGAGGCTCTTGCTAGCAAGATTGAGGCTAAGCTGGCAGAGTCGGCCGTGGCCAACACGGTTGCAAAAGGAACTGCTGTAGTTCCACGCCAAGGGACCATTACCTTTGAGTCTGGCAAGACGCTCGAAGGTTTGAGTGCATCCGAACAGCAAGGGCTGAAGGCTATTCAGAATCTTGGCTACGATGTCCATGTTCCGTTGGAGGCTAGTAAGAAAGGGATTTCTGGAGTTCCCACCTCTGAGTTCCAGGTGCAGGGTTTAGGCAAAATTGATGTGTATAAGCCGGAGCAACTTAAGCCTACGACAATTGCACGGGAAATTGAGGTGAAGGTTGTTAGTGGTCAAGCTGACTCTGTGGTGGTTGTCGTTCCAGAAACGTTTAGTAAATTCGATATGTACAAGTCAGCAGCTATGGCTTTTGGTAAAATAAAAGGCGGTCAGCCTATTCCTTTGAATCAAGTTATATTTTCTCAAGGAGAAAAGACGATTCAATTGGATAAGTCGGCAGTTAATAGTCTATTGGGGCGATGA
- a CDS encoding cold-shock protein, which yields METFAGVDRETGTVKWFNTSKGFGFISRDSGEDIFVHFRAIRGEGHRILIEGQRVEFSVVQRDKGLQAEDVIAALPNRR from the coding sequence ATCGAAACCTTCGCAGGCGTCGACCGCGAAACCGGCACCGTGAAGTGGTTCAACACCTCCAAGGGCTTCGGTTTCATCTCCCGCGACTCGGGCGAGGACATCTTCGTCCACTTCCGCGCCATCCGCGGCGAGGGCCACCGCATCCTGATTGAAGGGCAGCGCGTGGAGTTCTCCGTCGTTCAGCGCGACAAGGGATTGCAGGCAGAGGATGTGATTGCTGCGCTGCCTAATCGGCGCTGA
- a CDS encoding Dps family protein, with product MDIDIGIAKEDRAAIADGLSRLLADTYTLYLKTHNFHWNVTGPMFNTLHLMFEGQYNELALAVDSIAERIRALGFPAPGTYAAYARLSSIKEEEGVPDAQEMIRLLVQGQEAVVRTARSIFPLADKVADEPTADLLTQRMQVHEKTAWMLRSLLAE from the coding sequence ATGGACATCGATATCGGAATCGCCAAAGAAGATCGCGCCGCCATCGCCGACGGCCTGTCCCGCCTGCTGGCCGACACCTACACGCTGTACCTGAAGACCCACAACTTCCACTGGAACGTCACCGGGCCGATGTTCAACACCCTGCACCTGATGTTCGAAGGGCAGTACAACGAACTGGCGCTGGCCGTGGACAGCATCGCCGAACGTATCCGCGCCCTGGGCTTCCCGGCGCCCGGCACCTACGCCGCCTACGCCCGCCTCTCCTCGATCAAGGAAGAAGAAGGCGTACCGGACGCCCAGGAAATGATCCGCCTGCTGGTTCAGGGCCAGGAAGCCGTGGTGCGCACCGCCCGCAGCATCTTCCCGCTGGCCGACAAGGTGGCGGATGAGCCCACCGCCGACCTGTTGACCCAGCGCATGCAGGTACACGAAAAGACTGCCTGGATGCTGCGCAGCCTGCTCGCCGAATAA